AAACACGCTGCCTGACCGTCTTAACAAGTAAACACGCTGCCTGAACGTCTTAACAAGTAAACACGCTGCCTGACCGTCTTAACAAGTAAACACGCTGCCTGACCGTCTTAACAAGTAAACACACTGCCTGAACGTCTTAACAAGTAAACACGCTGCCTGACCGTCTTAACAAGTAAACACGCTGCCTGACCGTCTTAACAAGTAAACACGCTGCCTGACCGTCTTATTAACGAAGCCTGAAGTGTGACAGTGAAAGCACTGATGTCAGCAGCACTGGGGGCTAAAAAGGCTATTTAAAAGTGAGCGTTTCCAGACTCCAGATGTTGTGCTCTGAGTTAGTGGGTTATCAGAGCAACATGTGTACATTCATAACAAAGACATCGCCTCCTTATTAACTAACAATCACACATTATTCATTTCAATATTTGAACATTCGAATAGCAAAAATAGTTCGATTCTATTCCTCCTATTAAAACGTAGCTGTTTTTGCGGCCGACCACCAGCGCTGATTCAACGTGCCCAATCGGCCAAAAAAGCCCTGATGAGGACTGAGTAGGCCCAACAGTGCCCAGCCTGCCCACTCTGTTCTGGCACCACAGCAGTCTTGGATGGAAATTTTAATACCCCCCCAAAATGAAATCCAATCAATATCTGGAAGGAGAAGCTACATTTCAAAAGGCCCAGTGTAAACGTGACAGGATCAGATGATTATTCTATCACCACAACTGGTTACTGCTGCCGAGCGTGAAAAGGGCCCAAGTCGGTCAGACGCTAGACTTCGCTGGGAGACAGTCGAACGTTTGTTCCGCTTTCCCGAAGCTGCTCACCGATACGTGTGATGTGTATATGATGTGCATTAAACGGTCGTATGAACACGGCGAACTGCGAATTGTTTACCAGTGAAACCTAGAAGCTTAAttcaccaactacaagtcaaATTCAGTCAGCGACACACATCCGACTCACTGTGCTGCGTTATGCTCTGGATGTTCGAGCCGATCGTCTGAGCTAGCAGATTTGGGTCTCTGGATCCCGACATGGTGACGAACAAGCCGGGCTTTCAGCTCCTCCAACACTACAAACGAGAAAATGGTAGAGATGTAGCAGCAAGAAAGAAAAGCCAAATTCAGCGCACCATCCGCCCTACAGCAGAAATAAGGCCAGTGTTGCCGAGTTTGGCTCAGAAGCACATATAGAGCACAGAGATGATCAGACACGGCACTTTAGATTCACTTTcatgaaagcattttttttgtgGGGGAAAAAGAATTACTTCTCCTTTATTTGTGGTATTCTTAGAACATACAGCCACCGCAAACCAGCTAGTTTCACATTCTTAAACACAAGTGCTGCAATAGATGATTTGGGCAATGCCTTAGAAGAACATGGGGCAggtgtgggctggaggttaggaaggtcgccggtttgaacCCCAGAGCTggcagtatgtgactgaggtgcccttgagcaagacgtctaacccccaactgctccccactccaggtaagcgtgctcactagtgtgtatgtggtgtttcgctgcacggacgggttaaatgaggaggtgaaatttccccgttgagagactaataagggtcacttaatcttatttTAATACTTATTTTAAAGAACCTCCTCATAATGTAAAGGCTGTTTATGTACTTAAGGATTCTTACAAAAATCATGACGtgatgtaaaggttcttcacactcctacATCTGTTCTTggctctttagggaaccaaatgtggttcttctatggcttcACGCAAATCACCCTTTTTGGCTCCTTCATTCTTAAGACTGTACGTCTTAACCTTTAGCAGTGGGTAGTAACCTGGTACGTTCACTCAACCTCAGCTCCGCAGACCTCAGCTTTTGATGGTTTGTACTTGAATACGAATTCTTATAACGTTCAGAGTCTTTTTCTGACCATAACAAGGTCCACTGCAGTTCTAGTTCTCAGAGGACCCAGGCACTCCACCTGGGTTTACATCTGCTAGAGTCTTCATTCCAGCAGAGTAACTGTACACCGACCAGCCACTTCACCACTTCGTTCAAACCACATTCTCGtatctacgctcattgtccgtTACCGTACAGGAGCATtttgtagttcatctgtttttctgcatactttgttcacacctttcttcaatggtcaggacccccacagagcaggcgttatttgggtggtggatcatcgGCACTGGAGTTCCACCAACGTGGTGGTGGCATTGAGCAGATGTGAGCGCATCaaacacagcggtgctgctggagtttttgaagaCCTTAgcgtcgctgctggactgagcacagtccaccaaccagcgtcctgtgaccagtgATGACGGACCAGAACAGCGTTtccccaaccctggtcctggaggcccacgtTTTTGTGCTTTTCCTCCTTTAACACACCCACTTTAACTCAATAACGGGCTGACCAGGTGAGCGGAGATCAGACAAAACCCTAAAAACCGAGCAggacagtgggcctccaggatcATGGCTGAGAAAACACCGGACCAGAGGACGAACAACACAAAGCAGATGAGCTGCCGtccctgactttacatctacaaggtggaccgacgaggtaggagtgtctaacagagtggacagtgagtggacacagtgtttaaacactccagcaccacagctgtgtctgatccactcgcaccagcgcaacacacacgaacacaccaccaccacgtccaCTGTGGGGTCctgaacagggtaacaaagcatcagagaaacagatggactacagtctgtaaccgtGGAGCTCCAGAGAGCTGCTCtctggtcagtggagctgacaCGGCGGACAGGGAGAGTGGCAGGAAGCGGCCGGTCGGCGGGTGACGGCTTCAGGCCCTTATTCCTCTGTATGAAGGACATCAAGAGCTTGACATGCTGGAGCTTCATCGTCCACCAGGTGCACCTGCTGAGCTTTAACCAAAACGAAAATATGCGGAAACAAACACACCCTGAAGTGCCAGTCCACTCAAACGGACGACAGTGCGGACTGGATGTGGGTCAACCTACAGCCTTCGGCCTCGAGAGGCAAGAGGAGACCTTCGCAGAAGCCAAGCAAAGCACGGAAAGCACTCGTTTGCACATTAAGTCGCATTTTAGCGACATAAAAGCGCCGAGCAAAGAGTCCACGCAGCCTTCCGGCGCGGCGCCGCTGTAATACAGTCATTCTGGCTTCTGCCAGTCAAACTCGGGGGATTAAAGCCCCTCCAGCCCAAGCTCGCACCGTCTCAGGCCCCCCTGACTGGGATTAAGTGTCTCTTTTCAGGCTTTACCTCGACTTTGTTGCAGCGAAAGCGCCCACAGCAAACCTCCTCGGCTGGAGCGGAGCCCGTCATGTGACGCCTCGGTGCGGTTGGGATTGGTTGGCTTTCAGTGACTTTCAGCCTCAAGGAGGACACGCAGGGTTTCCTTTTCCCACCCATATTCCGACAAGCCCCGCCCCCCCGGCGCCGGGAAAGGGCCCTCAAAGGGCCTGAAGTGTGTCTGCACTGAAGTACTGACTCCACTACAGCTACTGAGCGCTAGAAGACTCAAGTCTGACAGTCTCTCACATCTAAAGACGATGTCGCTGAGGGTTTAGGCCCAGACTACGGTTTTACAAGACTGGGGGTCTTGCAGGGGGCACTATTTGCAAGCCTGCAACTAGAGTTTTGAGATTTGTCCCCATCTGGTGGAAgttaaaattataattaatataatataattaatattatatatatatatatatatatatatatatatatatatatatatatatatatatatatatatatataatagtgatgttctggatgttggtgtgtttgtttccccatctccaagcctctcctcctcgaggaagcccagtattatatgtagttaaaaagcagctcctggtttgaccaatcagtgctcagtaaattgagctcatgatgtaattgatgatattaacgagtctctgtggcggctgtgaaggtgtgcaggaaaaatatggacccgagaaattcttgttactgtttattgtttttctgtttatctgaattatgaatacgactttattctcatgtatattgtgataaagtcactgctgatggaaactgtttaaacattCGCTTAGACgccctaaaactttcacacagtgctgaatatattattattattattattattatgcatcaTGGAAATGTCTTCGAGTATTAGgatataatatttttgccatattgcccacccctagctCAACCAGAAGCAAAAGTCTCCTGGAGAGCTCAGTTCCTCTGCAGTGGAACGTCTTAGCCCAGGAGTGCCCAGTCCTAGTCCAGGAATTCTACCATCCTGGAGATCCCAGATcccacacacatttacatttacagcatttagcagacgctcttatccagagcgacttacaagaagtgctttgtcaatctagagaaagtatctttgctagttaccaatagcttagagaaaaagacacacctggctctaattttcagatgcccctgaaggccttcattacctggatcaggggCGTTTAGGGTTGAAGCTAAACCCTGCAGGGTGGTTaacctccaggaccaggattgaccACTCTTGTCTTAGTCCATCCATCATGTATCAGCACTGGAACTGAATTTCGTAAGGCTCTGTGTGATTCCACAGTTGGGGAGCCATTTGCGTCCCACCGATATCACATACACAGACGTGAACGTTAAGTGAAGTTAAAGGACATTTTATAGTTTCCTTTATAGCAAAATAAAGAacttaaaatattaacaaaatctAACTACAGCACTTATAAAGCAGCCCCAGCCCACTACAACTGCACTTTGCCTTGGAATATAACCATTAAAATACTTCAGAAATCATATAGTTTTTTGCATAAATGTGCAAATCCATtcaatttttttaattcaattatTTATCATGCATTATATATCAAGGAATTTTATAGGTTAAGAATATTTCACCTCATTTATTCCACAAGTCAGCATGTTCAAGATGAATTTGCTTCATCTGAATTtctgaaagaggaaaagaattattttctataatatttataatatgaATATAGATTTAAAGCAAATTATGGATAAAAACGGAAGCATGGGAATGCTATTAATGTCCTCATACCATTAGCACAGATGATAGTTAACCACATTCTGTGTAATTTCTAATTGTGTGCTAAAAGTAGGTTCAATTAAGGTCAATTAAGCCTCTGTCAGCAAAGAAAGTCTGTACGAAATGAGACATCGGCCCTCGTTCATCAATACCCAGTAAAGTTTGCTCTCAACTGTGTTCTTGAGAAGGATCCTAAGAGAAAGTCTTCGTCAGGTTCGagacgtgttcttaaagcgcagaactctTCTCATCTTTGTGCTCTCGAGTGTGTGGAGATGCCGTTCTTCAGATAAGAGAACACTGGCGAGTCAGAGTCTTCATGAACGCTGCGTGAGTGGGTGTTAAGAAGAAACGTCTTTTTAAGGACGGTTGGTGAACAAGGACCTACTGTTCCCATGGACGGTTAATAAAATTTTTGAATGGTCGATGGTTTCATGTTAAAAACATTGAAGAATATACTCCTCTCCCCAGGCCAGTGTCCACACCAATATCACGCGGGACGAGACAGGGCTGTAGTTTATCTCCATTATTGTTTGCCCTTTCCATTGAGCCTTTGTCCATTGCAATTAAATCCTTAAAACTTTTCAGGGTATGTTCCGCTCTGGTATCGAATTGAAGTTGTCATTATATGCAGATGATTTGctgttatatgttatatgtaaaaatgttgaaaaatgatgAAACAAATCCTTAAATCTTCATTTATCCCACAGAGCCGTTTAAATGACAGGcctaaaatatacacacaatcatTAGTCATTCAGTCCTTCAGTAATCCTTCATAATCTGTCAGTGAATGAGCggcatcttatcagctccacctgcTGTGTGGGTGCAGTTTGTAGTTCTACGGTTACAGACTGTATGGATGGCTAAATCCATGTTTCAATTTGGCTGCAGCAAATATTATTAGGTATATATGATGTACTATTGGTCATTTTTATAAACAGCAGTACATGCATTccttagaaaccacataatgaAGTCTACTGAAAACTATTTTTACAGTAAGTACATGTCAAATGTAAGGACGGGGACAAGTTGGCTGACAATCCTCTTAAGTAAACTGTGATTTCTTGTTGTTCTTCGTGGTTTCTTTGATGGAACTGCCCTTTTTGTGCTCTAGGGCCACAGTAAGATCACAATAAGGACATACAGAGTCATTAACGCCTACAGAACAATGGAAGTGAATATCAGATCAATAAGACTCAGACTGTTATTGATAGGTAATGCACATTCTCTCATGGAGACCATGAGGCCACTCTTTCCACATAAGCGATAGCTATATAATCAGCAATATACCAGTCTCCTGCAATAAGCATGGCATTATATAGGGTCACTGTGTGAACAATTGTGTTGAGAAAGTGATTGaaattttttggattttttttttctgtgatgtaagcaaGTGTCACTAGGCTTCACACACTCtaaccagtttccctcagcCAGAGAAGGAGTGATAAAGTTGTGTACTGGAACAGGAATCGCTAAGAACATactaattcagaaaaaaaagacatttaattcataaagcatccatccatccatccatccattttctaagccgcttctaaGGTCGCGATTCATAAAGCAATGACCTAAAATATTATTGCTGCTTTCTCTCACTGTTTACTGATCTCCAAACCATGACTTAGcattagtttatttatgtggtgGGGACTACAGTGCTTACTTTTGCGTACAATCTCTAAAATAAGTGTAGAGGCAAATGGAGGCCCTTGGAAAATGTAGAATCAAGGAGGATCCTAACCTGGGAGCATAAATCACAAAGGAAACGCCACTACTTCATTTCAGCCTGTGCATTTAGTGGGCCTGTGTTATCGCAGACTATTTTCTTGATCTGTGATCTGCAGCATGTTTAGTTACActaatcaggcgtaacatcatgaccacctcctcgtttctacgctcactgtccagtttatcagctccactgaccgtatagctgcactctgtagttctacagttacagactgtagtccatctgtttctctgatactctgttaccctgttcttcagtggtcaggacccccatggaccctcacagagcagctagTGGTGGATcattggatcattctcagcactgcagtatgtGGTGGTGGcgcctgtaattgtagaactactgCTGGTAAAATCTACACTGAGcaccagaaacaagaacaagtggtcataatgttaagCCTGCTCGGCGTACATGCAGCGAGATACACAGCATCACGCCAACTTGTGCAGTGTGAAAAAAAGCTTCAGTGATTTTTTAAACCAAGGGTAAGATATTGCATAAACGAAGGGATTCATACAGGAATGACCGTAGAAAAGGCATAACATGATGGTGATTCTCAGAGTGGGGTCTGGAAGATTTTCTAAATTGATAAGAGTCATGTATCCAGGGATCCAGCACACCACATACACCAGAACAACAATCCCTAATGTTTTGCTGGCTTTCAGCTGTGAATTCCTAAAGAGTTTCCTTTTTTCAGACACTGTTTTCTGCATCGTGAAGGAAATGGCTTTTGCGTGTCGCAGAGCCACTCTGAGAATTAAAAGATACAGACTTATTATTGCGGCACATGGCAGAGTGAAGCTGAAAACGATATCAATAAGACCCCATGTATTATTGGCTGGCACTGCGCACTGAAGGAGACAAACCAGCTTTCTTTCCCCCTTTGAGTTACCAATGTAAAGAACCACGTTATACAAGACGGAAGAAATCCATCCACAGCTTATACATATCCGCAAAGTCTTTGAAGTCACTTTCGCCATATACAGGAAAGGATTCCACAGGGCAAAATAGTGATCCGTGGCTGCGAAGACAATGTTGCACAGAGACACGGAGCCGACgatggagctgatgaagtgaaACACGGGGCAGAGGCTTTTCATACGCTGTAAACACATGTCAAGAATCATAAGACCCTGCATTGGCATCACAAACACTCCAACCAGAAAATCCgacacagccagagagcagaTGATGAAGTTGGTtggtgtgtggagctgcttgAAAATCGCAATAGAAGCAATCACCACTATGTTACCGCACACTGTCAGCACAGACATGACCGATATAAACAGGAACAGAGCCAAATCACCGTAATTCAGACGAAAGTCCACAGAGCAGCTTGCGTTGTACAGTGCAACACAACGATAATCCAGATGAGCAAAGCCTGTTTCAGAAAGCTCTTCCATTAAGATCACTCTCACAGTACCAAACCATTCCAGAGGTTTCAATACGCATCAAACTTGCAATGGACTGGTTTGCCTTTTATACCCAACCCAAGGATGATGTAATGCCTTGATGTTGTTACATAGTAAAGTTGTAGCTTTTGGCAAGCACCAGTGGAAAGAGACCACCACCAGAGGTCAGTGTGAACTCActgctttgctgttgttttcatGCTTTGCTTTGTGGTTTGTAACTGCTTTTCATGGTTTGTTTGTAACAATGTTTCAATGGACCCTTTGATTAAGAACCATAAAGTGTCAGCAGGGTAAAACTTATGCACCGTGTAACTACTGCATATACAAATGCCAATGTAGTCTACTGTAGCTCTCAAACCACAAGCTACATAgcttaaatgctgtgtgtgtggggtaTCGGTCAACATTAGCTCTGTTACTGCTGCGTCTGGCTCGCATGAAGCGGTCACTGTGTCTTGTCCAGCATGccagtcttcttcttctttcggctgctccctttagggctcgccacagtggatcatctgcctccatcttgccctatccactgcctcctctactttcacaccaaccatctccactaatatatccactattcctcctcaacacatgtccaaaccatctcaacctggcctctctggctttatctcctaactgctccaccttcaccgtccctctgatctgctcatttctaatcttgtccatccttgtcactcccaaggaaaatctcagcatcttcatctccgccacctccagctcagcctcctgtcttttagacagagccacagtctccaaaccaaacatcatagcaggacgcactgctgtcttgtaaaccttccctttcactcttgctgctatccttctgtcacacatcagccctgacacccgtctccacccactccatcctgcctgcaccctcttcttcacctcttttctgcactgtccattgctctggatggttgacccaaaatatttgaagtcatccacctttacggactgtagatgatgaaacccctaaattccttgcaattggacgttgagaaacgttgttcttaaactgttggactatttgctcacgcagttgttcacaaagtggtgaacctcgccccgtccttattgtgaacgactgagcttttcagggatgctccctttatacccaatcatgacactcacctgtttccaattaacctgttcacctgtagaatgttccaaacaggtgttttttgagcattcctcaactttccggGTCTtctgttgctcctgtcccaacttctttggaacatgttgcaggcatcaaatgcaaaaagagtgaatatcttgtctttgtagtgtgttcaattgaatatgggttgaaaaggatttgcaaatcatcgtattctgtttttatttatgttttacacaacgtcccaacttcactggaagtGGGGTTGTACGTATAGATGTTcctttctgcatttttaaaacatttgaacttGGTACAGGTTTATACAGCCATCATGTGTTTTATTAGTTTGATATATAACTATGGGAAGACAGTGGGAGGCTGTATATAATTTTGGCTTAATGGCCACAGATCAGCAATTGCATTTTTTAGGTGTTGTTGCAGGTGTCACGTTGTTGCAGGTGTCACTTTTAGACCCGGTGTTTTGGGAAGATATCCCACTTGCTTTTATTATTGAAGGAATATAAAGAGAGCCAACTAGTGTAAATAAAGAAACCGGACACAGTAAATCAGaaaactgtattttaatatagtgaatatatacacacgtacactttctaagccgcttctccatctgggttgcggggggagctggaggcTATCCCACAGtggaaaggcaggatacatcctggacaggtcgccagtccatcacagggcagacacacacacacacacacacacacacccctagaGGCAATTTAGCGTATTGAATTGGCTTGGACTGAGGGAGGACACCTAGGTACatggaggaaacccacagaaACACGAGGAGAACGCCTACACTGAATACAAGGGCATTAAAGTGTAAATAAGAGAACTATGATCTAAAGTTTTTCACACAGAGAAAAGTTATACAGAACTTATTCTAGTGTAATATTTGAGAATGTGGTAAATCTATCAAACATTTACcttcaaaatcacaaaaaagtataaatagacacattatttttatatttatcaaatatatgaccaaaaattaaataaaagataaaataaaataaaagattatttaattattacttAAGAATGACCAGAGAAAAGAATTCAAAATGCACATCTTTTGAATGTAGAGCTTTCAGTGTAAAGCAAAGATCCTCACTGATTTCCTAAACCAAGGAAAAGAAATAGCATAAATAACGGGATTGATACAAGAATTGCTAAAGAACAGACACATCAAATAGGTGATGCTGACAGAGGGGTTTGGAAGACTCTCAATATTCACTAGACATGTGTACCACGGGATCCAGCACATCAGATACACCAGCACAACAGAGCCTAATGTTTTGGTTGCTTTTAACTCAGATTTCTTCCTCTGCTGAGATGCAGTTAACTTTACTGTGTTGGAAATAGCTTTCGCATGTTTTAGGGCCACACGAAGAACTCTAAGATATAACAGTATTATTGATAAACAGGGAACAATAAAGATGAATATTAAATCAATAAGGCCCCAGGTGTTACTGACCGGTATTGCACATTCTCTGAAGCAGATCACGTTTCCTTCCCCTCGTTCTGAACTGCCAACATACATCATTATAAGATTATAGCAGAATGAAAAGCACCAGCCGAAACTGATACACACTGATGTAGTTCTCACCGTCATTTTTGCTGCATAACCGAAGGGGTTGCATAAGGCGAAATACCGGTCTGCTGCAATCAGCACAACGTTATAGAGAGACACTGTGCCAACAATCATGCTGATAAAGGAATAAACAGGACAGAGAGTTTTTCCATGATGTAAACATGTATCTACAAGCAAAACACACTGTAATGGCATCATAATCGCTCCGATTAAAAAATCGgacacagccagagagaggatGATGAAGTTAGTTGGTGTGCGGAGCTGCTGGAAAACGACAATGGAAATGATCACGACCATGTTTCCACACACTGTCAGCACAGACATCACCAACATGAACAGAAAGACACTCAGATCACTGCCGTTCAAAGGAACATCCTCAGAGCAGCTTCCATTCAGAAATGCACTGCAGCGGTAATCCGCATGGGCAAAAAAGGTCTTCGAGGAATCTTCCATTGACAGACCCTATGCAGAAGcctttttttccattctgtGGCTTATGTCAAAATAACCAGGTGCAGGCACTATGGGTTTGAACACATGGATGACTACCTGTGCTTCTGTTTATACACCCAAATGCACGGGAGTGGTCACCACGGCTTACATCATCATTACTCAAGTCATTGGATATTTCATGCTGCAGAAAGACACTGTGATGAGgtgtgttattgtttattgctGAGTGTTATTATTGTTCAGGATTTTCCTTTGTTTATGCAGCTGTGGTTGGCCAATATTTAAGAAATGCTtgtagatacactatatggacagaaAAATTGGGGAAGTATTTTCCTAATTATtgatttcaggtgtttcagctacaCCCATTGCTAGACAGGTAGATAAAATTatgcacatagccttgcagtctcgtTAGACAATCACTGGCAATAGAATGGGTTGTTCTGATGAGCTCAgttataggatgccacctctgacCACAAGACAGTTTGTAAAATTTCAGTTCTCCTGGgtctgccctagacaactgtaagtgctattgttATGAAACGGAAGCACCtcagagcaacaacagctcagccacaaagcaacAAACTGTGCAAACCCACAGAGGGGGTCGACGAGTGCTGAAACGCACACTGTCTGTCCAAGCGTGTTCCTTAGATAGACAccgaacattacctgcctgaccgCACTGTACCAATTGTAAAggttggtggaggggggattatggtgtggggttctttttcaggggttggcctagaacccttagttccagtgaaggtaaatcttaatgctttagcaccAAGACATTTGGACAATTGTCAAGtcaagagacttttattttcattccatCAATGTGGAAGTACACATTGTAGTGACATTACATTGCTCCCATAcaaagtgcaaacgtgcagaCATTGTGTGAAAACTAAAGATTAAGagagaaacaataaatagaataaattaaacagacattagacacagtaaacagacaggacagtgcagcaccgacacagcactcactctggacatgaggtcgtggaataaggagcagagatattaacctgctgtgatctgagagtcacacagtcagacagacataaacacagcagatactgaggtagaaaaaccagagtaaacagtgaaaatacagagtagcagcaatgatccagacagtgcaagtagagcatcaaaagagttgtgtgtgtggagtatgtgggggggggggggggggggggggttagctcagtccttgtgagtttaaaaacctgattgcttcaggaataaagctgttgcagagtctggcagtggtggcacagGTGCTCTGGTACCTCCTgccagacagcagcagtgaagAGTCCGTGTGAGGggtggatggggtcgtccacagtgctagtggctttccagatacaacgtgtggtgtagatgtccacgATGGAAGGAAGAGAGACCCCGCTGATCTTCTCAGTTGCCCTCACTACATTCGCTGTAGTgtcttgcggtctgaggcggtgcaattcccaagccaggtgatgatgcagctgctcaggatgctctctatagtccccctgtagaacatgatgaggatgggaggggggagatgagccttcttcagtctccgcaggaaggAGAGGTGCAGCTGGGCTCTGTTGGCTATgaagttggtgttgagggaccaggtgaggttatctgtgatgtggacactgaggaacttggtgctcctgatgatttccacagcagaaaCAGTGAGGTTAagggggggtggtcacctcgcactcttcggaagtcaacaaccatctccttagttttgttcATATTCAGGGACAGGTTGCTGGTTCCACACCAGTCCGttaactgctgcacctcctATCTGTACGCTGACTCgtcgttct
This genomic interval from Pygocentrus nattereri isolate fPygNat1 chromosome 4, fPygNat1.pri, whole genome shotgun sequence contains the following:
- the LOC108432799 gene encoding trace amine-associated receptor 13c-like, with the translated sequence MEELSETGFAHLDYRCVALYNASCSVDFRLNYGDLALFLFISVMSVLTVCGNIVVIASIAIFKQLHTPTNFIICSLAVSDFLVGVFVMPMQGLMILDMCLQRMKSLCPVFHFISSIVGSVSLCNIVFAATDHYFALWNPFLYMAKVTSKTLRICISCGWISSVLYNVVLYIGNSKGERKLVCLLQCAVPANNTWGLIDIVFSFTLPCAAIISLYLLILRVALRHAKAISFTMQKTVSEKRKLFRNSQLKASKTLGIVVLVYVVCWIPGYMTLINLENLPDPTLRITIMLCLFYGHSCMNPFVYAISYPWFKKSLKLFFTLHKLA
- the LOC108432798 gene encoding trace amine-associated receptor 13c-like, with the protein product MEDSSKTFFAHADYRCSAFLNGSCSEDVPLNGSDLSVFLFMLVMSVLTVCGNMVVIISIVVFQQLRTPTNFIILSLAVSDFLIGAIMMPLQCVLLVDTCLHHGKTLCPVYSFISMIVGTVSLYNVVLIAADRYFALCNPFGYAAKMTVRTTSVCISFGWCFSFCYNLIMMYVGSSERGEGNVICFRECAIPVSNTWGLIDLIFIFIVPCLSIILLYLRVLRVALKHAKAISNTVKLTASQQRKKSELKATKTLGSVVLVYLMCWIPWYTCLVNIESLPNPSVSITYLMCLFFSNSCINPVIYAISFPWFRKSVRIFALH